One Brachyhypopomus gauderio isolate BG-103 chromosome 15, BGAUD_0.2, whole genome shotgun sequence genomic region harbors:
- the adra2c gene encoding alpha-2C adrenergic receptor, which yields MDNESFSNEVDNFLDNSNSTGNSTHQYSLPTMIGLAGLVSFLILFTIVGNVLVVIAVLTSRALKPPQNLFLVSLASADILVATLIMPFSLANELMGYWFFGKVWCDIYLALDVLFCTASIFHLCAISLDRYWSVTQAVEYNLKRTPRRVKGMIIVVWLISAVISFPPLISMDRNSEGDKQCELNDHTWYILYSSIGSFFAPCVIMILVYIRIYQVAKTRTRNMSEKRHEADGGGEVPRLENGLSRDDSGRENGHCASPPPDGRKGGEDEPDAELDDSSSSDEKAKRPRHESAPGRRERRTSRKNSSSSKHSSRKSRASSKSLDLFSSRRKRRNTMSRKKISQAREKRFTFVLAVVMGVFVVCWFPFFFSYSLYGICRKACEIPTLLFKFFFWIGYCNSSLNPVIYTIFNQDFRRAFQKILCRSWKRPF from the coding sequence ATGGATAACGAAAGTTTTTCCAACGAAGTGGACAATTTCTTAGACAATTCCAATTCAACTGGGAATTCCACCCATCAATACTCGTTGCCTACCATGATAGGGCTCGCGGGATTGGTAAGCTTTCTCATTTTGTTTACTATAGTCGGGAATGTGCTCGTTGTAATCGCCGTTCTAACGAGCAGAGCACTCAAACCACCCCAAAACCTTTTTCTTGTGTCTCTGGCCAGCGCTGACATTCTAGTGGCCACACTGATAATGCCTTTCTCTCTAGCAAATGAACTGATGGGTTATTGGTTCTTTGGGAAAGTTTGGTGTGACATTTATCTGGCATTAGACGTCCTTTTCTGCACGGCATCAATTTTTCACCTGTGTGCCATAAGTCTGGACAGGTACTGGTCTGTGACACAGGCAGTTGAATACAACCTGAAGAGGACCCCTCGCAGGGTGAAGGGGATGATCATAGTGGTGTGGCTTATCTCGGCCGTGATCTCTTTCCCACCCCTTATCTCCATGGACCGTAACAGTGAAGGCGATAAGCAGTGTGAGCTAAACGACCACACGTGGTACATCCTGTATTCGAGTATCGGCTCCTTCTTTGCCCCTTGTGTCATCATGATTCTTGTCTACATCAGGATCTACCAGGTGGCCAAGACGCGCACCAGGAACATGTCAGAGAAGCGGCACGAGGCGGACGGCGGGGGAGAGGTGCCACGCCTGGAAAATGGGCTGAGCCGTGATGATTCGGGCCGGGAAAATGGGCACTGTGCCTCACCTCCGCCCGATGGGCGGAAAGGCGGGGAGGATGAGCCGGACGCAGAGCTAGACGACAGCAGCTCATCTGACGAGAAGGCCAAACGGCCGCGCCATGAGTCAGCGCCAGGGCGGAGAGAACGCCGAACCAGCCGCAAAAACAGCTCCAGCTCCAAGCACTCCAGCCGCAAGTCCCGTGCCAGCAGCAAGTCCCTGGACCTCTTCTCCTCCCGTAGGAAGAGGAGGAACACCATGTCCAGAAAGAAGATCTCACAAGCCCGTGAGAAGCGCTTCACCTTCGTGCTGGCTGTGGTCATGGGCGTGTTCGTGGTCTGCTGGTTCCCCTTCTTCTTCAGCTACAGCCTGTACGGAATCTGCCGGAAGGCCTGTGAGATCCCCACCCTCCTCTTTAAGTTCTTCTTTTGGATTGGCTACTGCAACAGCTCCCTCAACCCTGTCATCTACACCATCTTTAACCAGGACTTCCGCAGAGCATTCCAGAAGATTCTTTGCAGGTCCTGGAAAAGGCCTTTTTAG